From Salinirubellus salinus, the proteins below share one genomic window:
- a CDS encoding helix-turn-helix transcriptional regulator, whose protein sequence is MIDPEHGEDGPAPGSPVLEALLENERTRRTLGRRLAASGDRVDTDLLGDIVRHGPVLEALLEEPLDRPAIEERLDVSRATSHRFTRWLADHDLAAKRDGRYHLTGRGEVVAEEVLRFEANVRTADRLAPLLAAVCEDHREFVVEPFVDATVTVADTADPYRPVERFCALVAGSETFRGFNTTHMAPPVLGGTETAVFADTDTEVVYHPDVVDRLFESSPERARDAVERGHLRLRTREALPYGLAIFDDRVGIGGYDDRTGAMEVFVDTDSPIAREWAERVYRSVRADSEPLELDAEE, encoded by the coding sequence ATGATCGACCCGGAGCACGGGGAGGACGGGCCAGCACCAGGGTCGCCGGTGCTGGAGGCACTCCTCGAGAACGAGCGGACGCGGCGGACGCTGGGCCGGCGACTGGCCGCGTCGGGTGACCGCGTCGACACGGACCTCTTGGGCGACATCGTCCGGCACGGGCCGGTGCTGGAGGCGCTGCTGGAGGAACCGCTCGACCGGCCGGCCATCGAGGAGCGGCTGGACGTCTCGCGGGCGACGAGCCACCGCTTCACCCGGTGGCTCGCAGACCACGACCTCGCGGCGAAACGCGACGGCCGGTACCACCTGACCGGGCGAGGCGAGGTGGTCGCCGAGGAGGTGCTCCGGTTCGAGGCGAACGTGCGGACCGCCGACCGACTGGCACCGCTGCTGGCGGCCGTCTGCGAGGACCACCGGGAGTTCGTCGTCGAACCGTTCGTCGACGCCACCGTCACGGTCGCGGACACGGCCGACCCCTACCGCCCGGTCGAGCGCTTCTGCGCGCTGGTGGCGGGGAGCGAGACGTTCCGCGGGTTCAACACGACCCACATGGCCCCGCCCGTCCTCGGTGGGACCGAGACGGCGGTGTTCGCGGACACCGACACGGAGGTCGTCTACCACCCCGACGTGGTCGACCGCCTGTTCGAGTCGTCTCCCGAGCGTGCCCGCGATGCCGTCGAGCGGGGCCACCTGCGCCTGCGGACCCGCGAGGCGCTCCCCTACGGCCTCGCCATCTTCGACGACCGGGTCGGTATCGGTGGCTACGACGACCGCACGGGCGCGATGGAGGTGTTCGTCGACACGGACTCGCCCATCGCCCGCGAGTGGGCCGAGCGGGTCTACCGGTCCGTGCGGGCCGACTCCGAGCCGCTGGAACTCGACGCCGAGGAGTGA
- a CDS encoding FAD-binding oxidoreductase: MARATLDTDGIDQFAERLHGEVLTPDSPGYDEVRAVWNGTVDRHPALVVRPTGVADVQAALAFARETDLPVSTRGGGHNVSGSAVCDDGLVIDCSAMDAVRVDPAARTAWVQSGTTWADVDHETQAFGLATPGGVVSKTGVAGLTLGGGIGHLRCAYGLSCDNLRTVELVTPDGEYRVASRESNPDLFWGLRGGGGNFGVVTAFEFDCHPVGPEVATLLVFYPADDLRAVLRGYREFVAHSPDEVSTLTFAGTLPDEELFSGETLDREKITVMGAHAGDVDAGREALAPLRELADPLADLSGSMPYVEFQRLLDADYPDGMRYYWTSLYLDGLPDAAIDRVEHWARVAPSPLSTVDVWELGGAIADVEPEGSAFPAREAPFLLGIEANWEAPDADEANVQWARDCMADLREFSDGSVYLNFPGFFEDHDETMACTFGDAYERLAALRDEYDPTGLLHANGAVPSPEAARTDGGA; encoded by the coding sequence ATGGCACGAGCGACACTCGACACCGACGGCATCGACCAGTTCGCCGAGCGTCTCCACGGCGAGGTGCTGACGCCCGACTCACCCGGCTACGACGAGGTACGCGCCGTCTGGAACGGGACGGTGGACCGCCACCCCGCGCTCGTCGTCCGCCCCACCGGCGTCGCGGACGTGCAGGCCGCACTCGCGTTCGCCCGTGAGACCGACCTCCCGGTCTCGACCCGCGGCGGCGGCCACAACGTCTCCGGGAGCGCCGTCTGCGACGACGGCCTCGTGATAGACTGCTCGGCGATGGACGCGGTCCGGGTCGACCCCGCGGCCCGGACGGCGTGGGTCCAGTCGGGCACGACGTGGGCCGACGTGGACCACGAGACGCAGGCGTTCGGCCTCGCCACGCCCGGCGGCGTCGTCTCGAAGACTGGCGTCGCCGGCCTCACCCTCGGTGGCGGCATCGGCCACCTCCGGTGTGCGTACGGCCTCTCCTGCGACAACCTCCGCACGGTCGAACTCGTCACGCCCGACGGCGAGTACCGCGTCGCCAGCCGCGAATCGAATCCCGACCTCTTCTGGGGACTCCGCGGCGGCGGTGGGAACTTCGGCGTCGTCACCGCCTTCGAGTTCGATTGCCACCCGGTCGGTCCGGAGGTGGCGACGCTCCTCGTGTTCTACCCGGCCGACGACCTCCGGGCGGTCCTGCGTGGCTACCGCGAGTTCGTCGCCCACTCGCCCGACGAGGTGAGTACGCTCACGTTCGCGGGGACGCTCCCCGACGAGGAACTGTTCTCGGGCGAGACGCTGGACCGGGAGAAGATCACCGTGATGGGCGCCCACGCCGGTGACGTCGACGCGGGGCGCGAGGCACTCGCGCCCCTCCGCGAACTGGCGGACCCGCTCGCCGACCTGAGCGGGTCGATGCCCTACGTCGAGTTCCAGCGACTCCTCGACGCGGACTACCCGGACGGGATGCGCTACTACTGGACCTCGCTGTACCTGGACGGACTGCCCGACGCGGCCATCGACCGGGTCGAACACTGGGCGCGGGTGGCTCCCTCGCCGCTCTCGACGGTCGACGTCTGGGAACTCGGGGGTGCCATCGCCGACGTGGAGCCGGAGGGGAGCGCGTTCCCGGCCCGCGAGGCCCCGTTCTTGCTCGGTATCGAGGCCAACTGGGAGGCCCCGGACGCCGACGAGGCGAACGTGCAGTGGGCCCGCGACTGCATGGCCGACCTGCGCGAGTTCTCCGACGGGTCGGTCTACCTCAACTTCCCGGGGTTCTTCGAGGACCACGACGAGACGATGGCGTGCACGTTCGGCGACGCCTACGAGCGACTGGCGGCGTTACGCGACGAGTACGACCCGACGGGGCTCCTGCACGCGAACGGGGCCGTCCCGTCGCCCGAGGCGGCACGGACCGACGGCGGGGCGTGA
- a CDS encoding ABC transporter substrate-binding protein, with the protein MEPAGEVTFEEPPETVVCGWGFVGDVLMALGRADSIVGMARPGFWYQGFYDLLPGVSMRKTGEIPATVSKSYTVEEELLYELDPDLLATDPNRFIAWYRLEPATVERIREDIAPFFGNESRSKRSPGWPNWPDGEPYSYYGIPEFLARYGRVFREEARAEAMIDLYETTIEDITSRVPAKSERPTVGLLSAFTNPENRGFFGVNKPIPALDVTHELRQYGALGVVDAFEGHYPDDSGHYDLKTDFEGLLDIDPDVLVFSEAVNALGGQNVYGNADAYQQTLDVLQTDEVGKRLTAVQNDRLYPGGTGSQGPIINLFQTEMLAKQLYPDEFGPWRGLGETPESEQLFDRQRVADIVTGDI; encoded by the coding sequence ATCGAGCCAGCCGGGGAGGTCACGTTCGAGGAGCCCCCCGAGACCGTCGTTTGCGGGTGGGGGTTCGTCGGTGACGTGCTGATGGCCCTCGGTCGGGCCGACTCGATCGTCGGGATGGCTCGACCCGGGTTCTGGTACCAGGGGTTCTACGATCTCCTCCCGGGCGTATCGATGCGGAAGACGGGCGAGATTCCAGCCACCGTCTCGAAGAGTTACACCGTCGAAGAGGAGTTGCTGTACGAACTCGATCCGGACCTGCTCGCGACCGACCCCAACCGGTTCATCGCGTGGTACCGGCTCGAACCGGCGACGGTGGAGCGGATCCGCGAGGACATCGCTCCGTTCTTCGGGAACGAGAGCCGCTCGAAGCGGTCACCGGGCTGGCCCAACTGGCCCGACGGGGAGCCGTACTCGTACTACGGGATCCCCGAGTTCCTCGCTCGGTACGGCAGGGTCTTCCGCGAGGAGGCTCGTGCCGAGGCGATGATCGACCTCTACGAGACGACGATCGAGGACATCACCTCACGGGTGCCCGCGAAGTCGGAGCGACCGACGGTAGGGCTCCTGAGCGCGTTCACGAACCCGGAGAACAGGGGTTTCTTCGGGGTGAACAAACCGATTCCCGCACTGGACGTGACCCACGAGCTCAGACAGTACGGGGCTCTGGGCGTTGTCGACGCCTTCGAAGGGCACTACCCGGACGATAGTGGGCATTACGACCTGAAGACCGACTTCGAGGGGCTGCTCGATATCGACCCCGACGTCCTCGTGTTCAGTGAGGCGGTCAACGCGCTCGGCGGGCAGAACGTCTACGGGAACGCCGACGCCTACCAGCAGACGCTCGACGTGCTCCAGACCGACGAGGTCGGCAAACGACTCACGGCGGTTCAGAACGACCGGCTCTACCCCGGTGGGACGGGCTCTCAGGGACCCATAATCAACCTCTTCCAGACCGAGATGCTCGCCAAGCAGCTCTACCCCGACGAGTTCGGGCCCTGGCGAGGGCTGGGCGAGACGCCGGAGTCCGAACAGCTGTTCGACCGTCAGCGCGTCGCAGACATCGTCACCGGCGATATCTAA
- a CDS encoding DUF7475 family protein yields MSSSKSSVLEGQSVSRLGWLAVALVAVTGVIHVYAGVVEGRIPVALAGVGFLAAIGLYLADYRRPLLYLVGVVYTAIQIPLWYVVKAGEFTTIGYVDKAVQVVLVVVLAYLYWQTRTATTDSPTASHAG; encoded by the coding sequence ATGTCCAGTTCAAAATCGAGCGTGCTCGAGGGGCAGTCCGTCAGTCGGCTCGGTTGGCTCGCGGTGGCCCTCGTCGCCGTGACGGGTGTCATCCACGTCTACGCAGGGGTCGTCGAGGGGCGGATCCCGGTGGCGCTCGCGGGCGTCGGGTTCCTCGCCGCGATCGGGCTGTATCTGGCGGACTATCGCCGCCCCCTGCTCTACCTCGTCGGGGTCGTCTACACGGCCATCCAGATTCCCCTCTGGTACGTCGTCAAGGCCGGCGAGTTCACGACGATCGGGTACGTCGACAAGGCCGTCCAGGTCGTCCTCGTCGTGGTACTCGCGTATCTCTACTGGCAGACGCGGACGGCCACGACTGACTCCCCGACGGCCTCGCACGCCGGGTGA
- a CDS encoding DUF5790 family protein, producing MSQSTFDDDELFGEAASEMRAEVEESLAEARAALPDADDVWDAEADNTLGVLNGLRSALDLGDAEDHLRAAKKTYVMGERADAFEDADDLAEAIEAVEELMATITEAHEKVSDLAKTVPELRSALKEAAEDADEEAEEEE from the coding sequence ATGAGTCAGTCCACGTTCGACGACGACGAACTGTTCGGCGAGGCGGCCAGCGAGATGCGTGCGGAGGTCGAGGAGTCGCTCGCCGAGGCCCGGGCCGCGCTCCCCGACGCCGACGACGTGTGGGACGCCGAGGCGGACAACACGCTCGGGGTCCTGAACGGGCTGCGCTCGGCGCTCGACCTCGGCGACGCCGAGGACCACCTCCGGGCTGCCAAGAAGACGTACGTGATGGGCGAGCGAGCCGACGCGTTCGAGGACGCCGACGACCTCGCCGAGGCCATCGAGGCGGTCGAGGAACTGATGGCGACCATCACCGAGGCCCACGAGAAGGTCTCGGACCTCGCGAAGACCGTCCCGGAGCTCCGGTCGGCGCTCAAGGAGGCCGCCGAGGACGCCGACGAGGAAGCGGAGGAAGAGGAGTAA
- a CDS encoding DUF7544 domain-containing protein: protein MALHAVDDLGEAFEATKAFLWPFDASRWLKLAVVVLFVGGVGGSFPTSGTNVSTDAGQFPTDGATFPIDLGPITLADAGDVFALVAVAVAVGILLALLFGVVGSVMEFVLITSLREEEVHVRRYFREHLGAGLRLFGFRFAMGLLALLLIAGPILALLFAGGGPETFGPGRVVGLVLVAVPLAVVFGTVFSLIDGFTTFFVVPVMLVEDRGVLSAWGRFWGVLKGDWKEYLVFVVLTAVLTLVAATAVGFVVGIVGLLLVGPVVVAGIASAVTGSPVLLAVVVGIGLVAGLAVLFVAAIVRVPVVTYFRYYAMLVLGDTETELDPIPERRSRIRAVGSDEGPETPDDASGAESA from the coding sequence ATGGCGCTACACGCGGTCGACGACCTCGGAGAGGCGTTCGAGGCCACGAAGGCGTTCCTCTGGCCGTTCGACGCCAGCCGCTGGCTGAAGCTCGCGGTGGTGGTACTGTTCGTCGGTGGCGTCGGCGGGAGTTTCCCGACGTCCGGGACCAACGTCTCGACCGACGCGGGCCAGTTCCCGACCGACGGGGCGACGTTCCCCATCGACCTCGGCCCGATAACGCTCGCCGACGCCGGTGACGTGTTCGCGCTGGTCGCCGTTGCCGTCGCGGTGGGCATCCTGCTGGCGCTCCTGTTCGGCGTCGTCGGGAGCGTGATGGAGTTCGTCCTGATAACCTCGCTCCGCGAGGAGGAGGTCCACGTCCGACGGTACTTCCGCGAGCACCTCGGGGCCGGCCTGCGGCTGTTCGGCTTCCGGTTCGCGATGGGCCTGCTGGCGCTCCTGCTCATCGCCGGGCCGATACTGGCACTCCTGTTCGCCGGCGGTGGGCCGGAGACGTTCGGTCCCGGTCGGGTGGTCGGCCTCGTCCTCGTGGCGGTCCCCCTGGCCGTCGTGTTCGGGACGGTGTTCAGTCTGATAGACGGGTTCACGACGTTCTTCGTCGTCCCCGTGATGCTCGTCGAGGACCGCGGCGTCCTCTCGGCGTGGGGACGGTTCTGGGGCGTCCTGAAGGGCGACTGGAAGGAGTACCTCGTGTTCGTCGTGCTGACGGCGGTGTTGACGCTGGTGGCCGCGACGGCCGTCGGGTTCGTCGTCGGCATCGTCGGCCTACTGCTCGTCGGCCCGGTCGTCGTCGCCGGCATCGCCAGCGCTGTCACCGGATCGCCGGTGTTGCTGGCCGTCGTCGTCGGTATCGGCCTCGTCGCGGGCCTCGCGGTGCTGTTCGTCGCGGCCATCGTCCGGGTGCCCGTCGTCACCTACTTCCGGTACTACGCGATGCTGGTGCTGGGCGACACGGAGACCGAACTCGACCCCATCCCGGAGCGCCGGAGCCGCATCCGGGCGGTGGGGAGCGACGAGGGACCGGAGACGCCCGACGACGCATCCGGCGCTGAGTCGGCCTGA
- a CDS encoding dihydroneopterin aldolase family protein → MSESSDEASGADRATDRGPTGDGDESPTDAEVACFEAGVKFGTLYHQFAGTPLSPASADSLARAMEAAIENQPHCESVTVRPRVDAIEAALAEQSADYTEWTGKFAEVEMEVEYEGCEVSTRMAMAGDYPLMSVERVRRPER, encoded by the coding sequence ATGAGCGAGTCGAGCGACGAGGCGAGCGGTGCGGACCGAGCGACCGACCGGGGACCGACGGGCGACGGCGACGAGTCGCCGACCGACGCCGAGGTGGCCTGTTTCGAAGCGGGCGTGAAGTTCGGCACCCTCTATCACCAGTTCGCGGGGACGCCGCTCTCGCCGGCGAGCGCCGACTCGCTGGCCCGCGCGATGGAGGCGGCCATCGAGAACCAGCCCCACTGCGAGTCGGTGACGGTCAGGCCCCGGGTCGACGCCATCGAGGCGGCGCTGGCCGAGCAGTCGGCCGACTACACGGAGTGGACCGGGAAGTTCGCCGAGGTGGAGATGGAGGTCGAGTACGAGGGCTGTGAGGTCTCGACCCGGATGGCGATGGCGGGTGACTACCCGCTGATGTCGGTCGAACGAGTCCGCCGGCCCGAGCGCTGA
- a CDS encoding translation initiation factor IF-2 subunit beta, with the protein MDYEASLTRAMDALPERSTSGERLSVPDATAQPDGAFTRLTNLDSIADTISREPDHVHSFIQRALGTAGKLEEGVGRYNGRFSGSDFDAVLEDYMEEYVLCSECGLPDTRLVRENRTPMLRCDACGAFRPVAKRKRSTTTQRDQVKKGSTYTVEITGTGRKGDGVAERGKYTIFVPGAQEGEVVDVYIENVSGELAFARKA; encoded by the coding sequence ATGGATTACGAAGCGAGTCTCACCCGCGCGATGGACGCGCTCCCCGAGCGCTCCACGAGCGGCGAGCGACTCAGCGTGCCCGACGCCACCGCACAGCCCGACGGCGCGTTCACCCGACTCACCAACCTCGACAGCATCGCCGACACCATCTCCCGCGAACCGGACCACGTCCACTCGTTCATCCAGCGAGCCCTCGGTACCGCCGGGAAGCTCGAGGAGGGCGTCGGCCGCTACAACGGCCGCTTCTCGGGGTCGGACTTCGACGCCGTCCTCGAGGACTACATGGAGGAGTACGTCCTCTGTTCGGAGTGTGGCCTGCCGGACACCCGCCTCGTCCGCGAGAACCGCACCCCGATGCTCCGCTGTGACGCCTGTGGTGCGTTCCGTCCGGTGGCCAAGCGCAAGCGCTCGACCACCACCCAGCGCGACCAGGTGAAGAAGGGTTCGACCTACACCGTCGAGATCACCGGCACCGGCCGCAAGGGCGACGGCGTCGCCGAGCGCGGCAAGTACACCATCTTCGTCCCCGGCGCGCAGGAGGGCGAGGTCGTGGACGTCTACATCGAGAACGTCTCCGGGGAGCTGGCGTTCGCCCGGAAGGCGTAA
- a CDS encoding DUF5518 domain-containing protein, which yields MPSLHALREVPTSREWRYPLLAGLVAGASIAARYWQSSTPSEPVDATAVFLAGLLGGALFHGTGASTRVGLRTGLVAGVAAIPAFSSHDIFAYIAGLSQPAWFAVVQAVGVVVVLAIVVCLLGLVGALGGRVGDWLAAKTGPERPASTAD from the coding sequence ATGCCGTCCCTCCACGCCCTCCGTGAAGTGCCGACCAGCCGCGAGTGGCGCTACCCGCTGCTCGCCGGCCTCGTCGCCGGCGCGTCCATCGCGGCCCGGTACTGGCAGTCGTCCACCCCCTCGGAGCCAGTCGACGCCACCGCCGTGTTCCTCGCCGGACTCCTCGGTGGCGCCCTGTTCCACGGCACCGGCGCGAGCACCCGAGTCGGACTGCGGACCGGACTCGTCGCCGGCGTCGCGGCGATTCCGGCCTTCTCCTCCCACGACATCTTCGCGTACATCGCCGGGTTGTCACAGCCGGCGTGGTTCGCCGTCGTGCAGGCTGTCGGCGTCGTCGTCGTCCTCGCGATCGTGGTCTGTCTCCTGGGGCTCGTGGGTGCGCTGGGGGGGAGAGTCGGTGACTGGCTGGCCGCGAAGACCGGTCCGGAGCGCCCGGCGTCGACGGCCGACTGA
- a CDS encoding Hvo_1808 family surface protein, translating into MRRVAAAVVLALLLVTSGCTGLLPGFREDPGDDQLGWEDGYWYDDPLSVTTEDGLNETEREAVVARTMARVEEIRGLEFEQTVPVEVISREEYRERRQSDGTDTPGEPSMYDRWNEQVWEALFLNGEDESIADRFDAVFSESVVGFYSPGRDEIVIVSDSETPTIDRATLAHELVHALQDQHLSLGGSPDTQDTQLAVDGIVEGDANYVEREYGARCRGEWECLERPPSGGGGGTLDGVFLTIFTPYAAGPGLVDDLRERAGGDWSAVNDAYEAFPASTEQVIHPEAYPDEEPVEVRVEDRTRNGWARFDLEQDADTVGEASIYAMLWANGVVPDENRSPYRYDFEASDGWGGDTLVPYRKATDDGEQYGYVWRVEWDTTADAREFHTAYRQVLESRDAREVRDGVYVIDEGSYADAFRVELEGRTVTVVNAPTRADLRDVRTPA; encoded by the coding sequence GTGAGACGCGTGGCAGCCGCGGTGGTGCTGGCGCTGCTCCTCGTCACGAGCGGCTGTACCGGGCTGTTGCCGGGGTTCCGCGAGGACCCCGGCGACGACCAGCTGGGCTGGGAGGACGGCTACTGGTACGACGACCCGCTCTCGGTGACGACCGAGGACGGCCTGAACGAGACCGAGCGCGAGGCCGTCGTCGCCCGGACGATGGCCCGCGTCGAGGAGATACGCGGGCTGGAGTTCGAGCAGACGGTCCCCGTCGAGGTCATCAGCCGAGAGGAGTACCGCGAGCGCCGACAGAGCGACGGGACCGACACGCCGGGGGAGCCGTCGATGTACGACCGGTGGAACGAGCAGGTGTGGGAGGCGCTGTTCCTGAACGGCGAGGACGAGTCCATCGCCGACCGGTTCGACGCCGTCTTCTCCGAGTCGGTGGTCGGGTTCTACTCGCCGGGGCGCGACGAGATCGTCATCGTCAGCGACTCCGAGACGCCGACGATCGACCGGGCGACGCTCGCCCACGAGCTCGTCCACGCGCTGCAGGACCAGCACCTCTCGCTGGGCGGCAGCCCCGACACGCAGGACACCCAGCTCGCCGTCGACGGCATCGTCGAGGGCGACGCGAACTACGTCGAACGCGAGTACGGCGCGCGCTGTCGTGGCGAGTGGGAGTGTCTGGAGCGCCCCCCGAGCGGCGGTGGTGGCGGGACGCTCGACGGCGTGTTCCTCACCATCTTCACCCCCTACGCGGCCGGGCCGGGGCTGGTCGACGACCTCCGCGAGCGCGCCGGCGGCGACTGGTCGGCCGTGAACGACGCCTACGAGGCGTTCCCCGCCTCGACCGAGCAGGTCATCCACCCCGAGGCGTACCCGGACGAGGAGCCGGTCGAGGTGCGCGTCGAGGACCGGACCCGGAACGGCTGGGCGCGGTTCGACCTCGAACAGGACGCCGACACGGTCGGCGAGGCGTCCATCTACGCGATGCTCTGGGCCAACGGCGTCGTCCCCGACGAGAACCGCTCGCCGTACCGCTACGACTTCGAGGCGAGCGACGGGTGGGGCGGCGACACGCTGGTCCCCTACCGGAAGGCGACGGACGACGGGGAGCAGTACGGCTACGTCTGGCGCGTCGAGTGGGACACCACCGCCGACGCCCGCGAGTTCCACACGGCCTACCGGCAGGTGCTCGAGTCGAGGGACGCTCGCGAGGTGCGCGACGGCGTCTACGTGATAGACGAGGGGAGCTACGCCGACGCCTTCCGGGTCGAACTGGAGGGCCGGACGGTGACGGTGGTGAACGCCCCGACGCGGGCGGACCTGCGCGACGTGCGGACACCGGCGTAG
- a CDS encoding Hvo_1808 family surface protein: MALVGLLLLAGCSVGYQGVGTDTTGPVTPGTTPTDDAGTPSPTPDPDRLGWEAGYDANATLAVNATDGLNESEREAVVARAMARVELIRGLEFEEPVPVEVVSREAYRERGVFESDGTDPVAEQAYEALFLVGEDRTTDEVLSELTGSGVVGYYSPGEGIVLVSDSPTPQVSRGTLAHELVHALQDQQLTLSYRAPTSDARLAGQGLVEGDAVTVEREYQARCGVDWNCIDRPSGGAPPAGAIARNPGVYLTLIQPYIEGPQFVATLRDRSDGGWDAVNEAFGDVPTSTEQVIHPDAYPEDDPTNLRVEDRSTADWQAVGNDTLGEAQVHVMFWKQRFVPRPDDAIRTNYDHRLSAGWGNDRLVAYRHAETNESAYVWRLVWDSPAEAAEFHEGYTRMLRLRLDAERRGGRTYVVPDGPFADAFRVTLDGDTVTVVNAPDVAALSEVGGE; encoded by the coding sequence TTGGCGCTCGTCGGATTGCTCCTCCTCGCCGGCTGTAGCGTCGGGTACCAGGGGGTCGGGACGGACACGACCGGACCGGTGACACCCGGCACCACGCCGACAGACGATGCCGGGACCCCGTCCCCGACGCCCGACCCCGACCGCCTCGGCTGGGAGGCTGGCTACGACGCGAACGCCACGCTCGCGGTGAACGCGACGGACGGCCTGAACGAGAGCGAACGTGAGGCCGTCGTCGCCCGCGCGATGGCTCGCGTCGAACTGATACGCGGGCTGGAGTTCGAGGAGCCGGTCCCCGTCGAGGTCGTCAGCCGCGAGGCGTACCGCGAGCGCGGTGTCTTCGAGAGCGACGGGACCGACCCGGTCGCCGAGCAGGCCTACGAGGCGCTGTTCCTCGTCGGCGAGGACCGGACCACGGACGAGGTGCTCTCGGAACTCACCGGGTCGGGCGTCGTCGGCTACTACTCGCCCGGCGAGGGGATCGTCCTCGTGAGCGACTCGCCCACCCCACAGGTGAGCCGCGGGACGCTGGCCCACGAACTCGTCCACGCCCTGCAGGACCAGCAGTTGACCCTCTCGTACCGGGCGCCGACCAGCGACGCGCGACTGGCCGGGCAAGGACTCGTCGAGGGCGACGCCGTCACCGTCGAGCGCGAGTACCAGGCCCGCTGTGGCGTGGACTGGAACTGTATCGACCGGCCGAGCGGCGGCGCCCCGCCCGCCGGCGCCATCGCCCGGAACCCCGGCGTCTACCTCACGCTGATTCAACCGTACATCGAGGGGCCGCAGTTCGTCGCGACGCTCCGCGACCGCTCCGACGGCGGCTGGGACGCCGTGAACGAGGCGTTCGGGGACGTCCCGACCTCCACCGAGCAGGTCATCCACCCCGATGCGTACCCAGAGGACGACCCGACGAACCTGCGCGTCGAGGACCGCTCGACGGCCGACTGGCAGGCCGTCGGGAACGACACGCTCGGCGAGGCGCAGGTACACGTGATGTTCTGGAAGCAGCGGTTCGTCCCACGGCCGGACGACGCCATCCGGACCAACTACGACCACCGCCTCTCTGCCGGGTGGGGGAACGACCGTCTCGTCGCCTACCGGCACGCCGAGACGAACGAGTCGGCGTACGTCTGGCGGCTGGTCTGGGACTCCCCCGCGGAGGCCGCGGAGTTCCACGAGGGGTACACCCGGATGCTCCGGCTGCGCCTCGACGCCGAGCGTCGTGGCGGGCGGACCTACGTCGTGCCCGACGGCCCGTTCGCCGACGCCTTCCGGGTGACGCTCGACGGGGACACCGTGACCGTGGTGAACGCCCCCGACGTGGCGGCGCTCTCGGAGGTGGGCGGCGAGTGA